One stretch of Glandiceps talaboti chromosome 7, keGlaTala1.1, whole genome shotgun sequence DNA includes these proteins:
- the LOC144438016 gene encoding sodium-dependent noradrenaline transporter-like produces the protein MEYTSLVNVVGFAHPLRILAQKNTDSFNDVIMNDGTDKVELTSVGIQVDENGDVPYTGPQFNYAADLEPSDIMNSNTDTKFKPEDTNNSSRRTVWPFSKIKKKEKRNGPVAVASAGRDIEEKTPPSEELDNADRETWGKKIDFLLSVIGFAVDLANVWRFPYLCYKNGGGAFLIPYVLFLIFGGIPLFYMELALGQFNRESAISVWKICPMFKGAGWAVVLMAYYVALYYNVIIAWSIYFLFSSFTKILPWTTCENSWNSVYCYDGSYNYSEVDVGDGKTEIISSDNGVSPAEEFYERGVLEMHKSDGIDDLGIVKWQLSLCLLATIVIVYFALWKGVRSSGKVVYVTATMPYIVVTILLIRGATLPGSLDGIKYYLTPDFKMLLKPEVWIDAASQIFYSIGAGFGVHIAFASYNKFNNNIYKDALLTSSINCVTSFFSGFAIFAVLGYMAKKKDVPIEDVATEGPGLVFVVYPEGLATLPGAQFWSIIFFLMLITLGLDSSMGGFEAVISGLTDEFPHIFKKRRELLVAVVLSSVFLIALTNVTYGGIYVFHMLDTFAAGTSLLFAVLFEAIAVAWFYGVDRFSEDIKQMLGFKPSLWWRVMWKFVSPLFLAFIVTVSIVLYDPLKFDDYVYPIWANVLGWTIALSSMLLIPFVALVKIATEKGTLKQRIALALAHKKDRETVKQTWKVRQFTKKHWLSV, from the exons ATGGAG TACACGAGCCTTGTCAACGTCGTCGGATTTGCACACCCGCTGAGGATCCTTGCACAGAAGAACAC AGACAGcttcaatgacgtcatcatgaaCGACGGGACAGACAAAGTGGAACTCACGTCCGTGGGTATTCAAGTTGACGAGAATGGAGACGTACCGTACACCGGACCACAGTTTAACTATGCCGCAGACCTGGAACCATCAGACATCATGAACTCCAATACGGACACCAAGTTTAAACCCGAGGACACGAACAATTCTTCTCGGAGAACTGTGTGGCCATTCTCCAAGATTAAAAAGAAGGAGAAGCGTAACGGACCAGTAGCAGTGGCTTCTGCAGGGAGGGATATAGAAGAAAAAACACCACCGTCTGAAGAACTGGACAACGCTGACAGAGAAACATGGGGAAAGAAAATAGACTTTCTTCTTTCTGTCATTGGTTTTGCCGTCGACCTTGCAAACGTGTGGCGATTTCCATACCTGTGCTATAAGAATGGGGGTG GTGCTTTCCTTATTCCATACGTTCTTTTCCTGATTTTTGGAGGCATTCCCCTGTTCTACATGGAATTAGCTTTGGGACAATTTAACAGAGAAAGTGCTATAAGTGTGTGGAAGATATGTCCAATGTTCAAAG GAGCTGGTTGGGCTGTTGTCCTTATGGCGTACTATGTTGCCCTCTACTACAACGTTATCATAGCCTGGTCTATTTATTTCCTATTTTCGTCATTTACTAAAATCTTACCTTGGACAACGTGTGAGAACTCATGGAACTCTGTGTACTGTTATGACGGCTCCTATAATTATTCTGAGGTGGATGTTGGAGACGGGAAGACTGAAATAATCAGTTCAGATAATGGGGTTTCGCCTGCTGAGGAATTTTATGA GAGGGGAGTGTTAGAAATGCATAAAAGCGATGGTATTGATGATCTTGGTATCGTCAAATGGCAATTATCATTGTGTTTGTTGGCAACAATCGTCATAGTTTATTTTGCCCTTTGGAAGGGTGTCCGATCCTCAGGAAAA GTAGTATACGTTACGGCTACTATGCCGTACATAGTGGTGACCATTCTGTTGATACGTGGAGCCACATTACCTGGTTCTTTAGATGGAATTAAATACTACCTCACACCGGACTTTAAAATGTTGCTTAAGCCAGAG gtATGGATAGATGCTGCATCACAAATCTTCTATTCAATTGGTGCTGGATTTGGTGTACATATCGCGTTTGCTAGTTATAATAAATTCAACAACAATATCTACAA AGATGCCCTATTAACGAGTTCAATTAACTGTGTAACCAGCTTCTTCTCTGGGTTTGCCATATTTGCTGTGTTAGGCTACATGGCGAAGAAAAAAGATGTTCCCATCGAAGATGTTGCCACTGAAG GTCCCGGTTTGGTGTTCGTAGTTTACCCAGAAGGCTTAGCAACTTTGCCGGGAGCACAGTTTTGGtctattattttctttcttatGTTGATAACTCTTGGACTCGACAGCTCT ATGGGTGGTTTTGAAGCCGTAATATCTGGTCTTACTGATGAATTCCCACACATATTCAAGAAAAGGCGGGAACTTCTTGTAGCTGTTGTATTGTCGTCTGTCTTTCTCATAGCTTTAACGAACGTAACGTATGGAGGAATATATGTGTTTCACATGCTTGACACTTTCGCAGCAGGAACATCACTATTATTCGCAGTTTTGTTTGAAGCGATAGCGGTGGCATGGTTTTATG GCGTGGACAGATTTTCAGAAGACATAAAGCAAATGCTGGGATTTAAACCAAGCCTCTGGTGGCGAGTAATGTGGAAGTTTGTTAGTCCTCTATTTCTTGCT TTTATTGTAACAGTGAGTATTGTCTTGTATGACCCATTGAAGTTTGATGATTACGTGTATCCAATATGGGCCAACGTGCTGGGATGGACAATCGCACTTTCCTCCATGTTACTTATACCATTCGTGGCTCTCGTCAAAATTGCAACAGAGAAGGGCACACTTAAACAG AGAATAGCACTGGCCCTTGCCCATAAAAAGGATCGAGAAACTGTGAAACAAACATGGAAAGTTAGACAGTTTACA